The Musa acuminata AAA Group cultivar baxijiao chromosome BXJ1-3, Cavendish_Baxijiao_AAA, whole genome shotgun sequence genome window below encodes:
- the LOC135637995 gene encoding protein YABBY 2-like, giving the protein MSDHVFPEQACYVNCNFCNTPLVVNVPGNNLLDVVTVRCGLCANLLSVDLEALLGELPNQSFQNHNPGSLHPHMDCGSSSRCTRLSAMNSVDCVQQQTHPIQPTEKRRVPSAYNKFIKEEIRRLKAKDPDISHKEAFSTAAKNWAHFPEIHFGPSVKGSKQV; this is encoded by the exons ATGTCGGACCATGTCTTCCCCGAGCAAGCTTGCTACGTCAACTGCAACTTCTGCAACACTCCTCTCGTg GTTAATGTCCCAGGCAACAATTTACTCGATGTTGTCACAGTAAGATGTGGGCTCTGTGCTAATTTACTGTCTGTGGATCTCGAAGCATTGCTTGGGGAACTCCCAAATCAGAGTTTTCAG AATCACAACCCTGGTTCTCTCCACCCCCACATGGATTGTGGATCTTCCTCGAGATGCACCAGGCTATCAGCGATGAACTCAGTTGATTGTGTTCAACAGCAAACACACCCTATCCAAC CAACCGAGAAGCGACGTGTTCCATCTGCCTATAACAAGTTCATCAA GGAGGAGATACGGCGGCTGAAGGCAAAAGATCCCGACATCAGCCACAAGGAAGCTTTCAGCACTGCAGCCAAAAAC TGGGCACACTTCCCCGAAATCCATTTCGGGCCATCCGTGAAGGGGAGTAAACAAGTTTAG